One window of the Chanodichthys erythropterus isolate Z2021 chromosome 2, ASM2448905v1, whole genome shotgun sequence genome contains the following:
- the med18 gene encoding mediator of RNA polymerase II transcription subunit 18, which produces MEAPPVTVMPVTGGTINMMEYLLQGSVLDQSLESLLHRLRGLCDNMEPESFADHELVYLLKGQQGNPFLLRARRSLLHPTAPWHLRYLGQPEVGDKSRHALVRNCVDVAASHSLPEFLNEMGFRMDHEFVAKGQVFRKGMMKVVVSKLSRVLVPGNTENTEPLSLSYLVELSVLAPAGQDTVSEDMRSFAEQLKPLVHLEKIDPKRLM; this is translated from the exons ATGGAGGCTCCTCCGGTCACTGTGATGCCCGTCACGGGCGGAACCATCAACATGATGGAGTATCTTCTGCAAG GCAGCGTGTTGGATCAGTCCCTGGAGAGTCTCCTGCATCGACTGCGAGGTCTGTGTGATAACATGGAGCCGGAGAGCTTTGCTGATCACGAGCTGGTGTATCTGCTGAAGGGCCAGCAGGGCAACCCGTTCCTCCTGCGCGCGCGCCGCTCGCTGCTTCACCCCACCGCCCCCTGGCACCTGCGTTACCTCGGCCAGCCTGAGGTGGGCGACAAGAGCCGGCATGCCCTGGTGCGCAACTGCGTGGACGTGGCCGCCTCGCACAGCTTACCGGAGTTCCTCAATGAGATGGGCTTCCGCATGGACCACGAGTTCGTGGCAAAGGGCCAGGTGTTCCGGAAGGGCATGATGAAGGTGGTGGTGAGCAAACTGTCACGCGTCCTGGTTCCGGGAAACACGGAGAACACGGAGCCGCTGTCTCTGTCGTATCTGGTGGAGCTGAGCGTTCTGGCTCCGGCGGGACAGGACACGGTGTCTGAGGACATGAGGAGCTTCGCTGAGCAGCTGAAGCCTCTGGTGCACCTGGAGAAGATCGACCCCAAACGCCTCATGTAG